A window from Solanum stenotomum isolate F172 chromosome 5, ASM1918654v1, whole genome shotgun sequence encodes these proteins:
- the LOC125866148 gene encoding UDP-URONIC ACID TRANSPORTER 1-like: MLSGQLEKKGFFIATLIIFWYSSNIGVLLLNKLLLSNYGFRFPIFLTMCHMTACAVLSYVSIVFLKIAPFQRIKSRSQFLRISTLSVVFCGSVVGGNISLRYLPVSFNQAVGATTPFFTALFAYLMTRKQEAWATYGCLVPVVTGVIIASGGEPSFHLYGFIMCIGATAARAFKSVLQGVLLSSEGEKLNSMNLLLYMSPIAVVVLLPAALVMEPNVIEVTATIATEHRYLGLLILINSAMAYGANLLNFLVTKHTSALTLQVLGNAKGAVAVVISILIFQNPVTFIGIAGYTMTVMGVVAYGESKRRHK; encoded by the exons atgttGTCTGGACAATTAGAGAAGAAGGGTTTTTTCATAGCTACACTTATAATCTTTTGGTATTCCTCAAATATTGGAGTCCTTCTTTTGAACAAATTATTGCTGTCAAATTATGGATTTAGATTCCCAATTTTTCTTACAATGTGTCATATGACAGCTTGTGCTGTTCTTAGCTATGTTTCTATTGTTTTCTTAAAGATTGCACCTTTTCAGAGGATTAAATCAAGGTCTCAATTTTTGAGGATCTCTACACTTAGTGTTGTCTTTTGTGGTTCTGTTGTTGGTGGAAACATTTCTTTAAGGTACTTGCCTGTGTCGTTTAATCAGGCTGTGGGTGCAACAACACCCTTTTTTACTGCATTGTTTGCTTATTTGATGACAAGGAAGCAAGAAGCTTGGGCTACTTATGGTTGCCTTGTTCCTGTTGTTACTGGGGTTATTATTGCAAGTGGG GGTGAGCCAAGCTTCCACCTTTATGGGTTTATCATGTGTATTGGTGCAACTGCTGCTAGAGCCTTCAAGTCTGTTCTTCAAGGAGTTCTTCTTTCTTCTGAAGG GGAAAAGCTGAACTCCATGAATCTCCTGCTCTACATGTCACCAATTGCTGTTGTAGTATTATTGCCTGCTGCACTCGTTATGGAGCCTAATGTTATCGAAGTCACTGCAACAATCGCGACTGAACACAGATACCTTGGCCTGCTTATTTTGATTAATTCTGCAATGGCCTATGGTGCCAATTTATTGAACTTTTTGGTGACTAAGCATACCAGTGCATTGACACTCCAG GTCCTAGGCAATGCAAAAGGTGCAGTGGCTGTTGTTATCTCCATACTAATTTTCCAAAATCCAGTAACTTTCATCGGAATCGCGGGCTACACGATGACTGTGATGGGAGTTGTTGCTTATGGAGAATCCAAAAGAAGGCACAAATAA